The stretch of DNA TACATCGGCGCGGAGGTTGCCGATGCTCTGCACTACGCCCACACGTTGCGCGGAGAGGACGGCAGACCGCTGGGCATCATCCATCGGGACGTCAACCCTCGGCACATCTACCTGGGGACGCACGGAGGGGTGAAGCTGGCGAACTTCGGCGCCGCATACTCCCTCATGGTGGGGCGGCTGGAGTCCCCCGCCAATCTCGTCCGGGGAGATGTCGCCTATGCCTCCCCCGAGTACCTGGAGCGCCAGCCGTTGTCCCCGGCCTCGGACATCTTCAGCCTGGGCGTGGTGCTCGTGGAGTTGCTGACGGGCACGCACCTCTTCGACGTGGAGGACGTGCCTTCGCCGCCCAGGGGGTTGAGTCCTCTGCAGGCCGAGCAGTTCCCCTCGCTGCCGCTGACGCAGATGCGCGTGCTGCTCTCCAGCTTCAGTCCGGCGGATGTCGAGTCGGCGGTGGCAGGGCTCTCGCCCGACGTGAAAGCCATCCTCCATACAGCCCTGCGCGTTGCCCCTGGTGAGCGATTTTCCACGGCGGCGGACTTGGGGGCGGTGCTGCGCGCGGCACTGACGAAGCGGCATCCGTCCTACGGGCGCCAGGATGCCCAGGAGGAAGTCGCACGCGTCATCTCGGAGGGGA from Myxococcus guangdongensis encodes:
- a CDS encoding serine/threonine-protein kinase, whose product is MPSTTDSGRHPAQHHVPPPPATPDTPQPLFTVGGVRYEAVRELVRMPTGEALLQAHRYALEEEVPGRCLVRRLPSPSTYEGRKRLSDEIQLAFRLTHPGIAQVFHLKIHRNTPHVVMEYVDGPSLDTLVSAGVARGKPVSEALALYIGAEVADALHYAHTLRGEDGRPLGIIHRDVNPRHIYLGTHGGVKLANFGAAYSLMVGRLESPANLVRGDVAYASPEYLERQPLSPASDIFSLGVVLVELLTGTHLFDVEDVPSPPRGLSPLQAEQFPSLPLTQMRVLLSSFSPADVESAVAGLSPDVKAILHTALRVAPGERFSTAADLGAVLRAALTKRHPSYGRQDAQEEVARVISEGSCLRDVVEFGEAGLYPEGLDAHELEALADED